In Chloroflexota bacterium, one genomic interval encodes:
- a CDS encoding DUF1800 domain-containing protein — protein MANDVAQIAHLMRRAGFGASRAELDELGEKGYEAVVDDLVNPERFPELEEDIWKRYNLELSYTDSLPAHTGRWIYRMVNSERPLQEKMALLWHHVFATAWYKGEHVPSIVRQIETFREVGLTDMRTILLELAKDPAMNYWLDNCENHRGEPNENWGRELLELFSMGVGHYSEEDIKNASRAFTGWTFTQPIPLYPFGSYDAEFLYVPEDHDESEKTFLGETGNFNGEDIIDIIVRQPATAAFICRHIYNFFVADEPQVPAWELEPPRDPEAMEILISAYFENNGEIRPILQTLFNSAFFKEAMFKKVKSPSELVAGTIKLVGTYKFPQPNENIGALSAATGVMGQQLMNPPTVEGWHTGHEWIDGGTLNERINFAVNQLNDLSKPGVQDIVSRMGDGSEDGKLAPEQFVEMSLELAGHVAVDDATREGLLRYAEAAGPLAFDTEGEANDSATHIGRMLQLIVSTREYQFA, from the coding sequence ATGGCTAATGATGTTGCCCAGATTGCCCACCTGATGCGCCGCGCAGGTTTCGGCGCCTCACGGGCGGAGCTGGACGAATTGGGAGAGAAGGGCTACGAGGCGGTCGTCGATGACCTCGTGAATCCGGAACGCTTTCCGGAGCTTGAAGAGGACATCTGGAAGAGATACAACCTCGAACTGAGCTACACGGACTCTTTGCCCGCGCACACCGGACGCTGGATTTACCGCATGGTCAACTCGGAGCGGCCACTTCAGGAGAAGATGGCGCTGCTCTGGCACCACGTATTTGCCACTGCTTGGTACAAGGGCGAGCACGTGCCGTCCATCGTCCGCCAGATCGAGACATTCCGCGAAGTCGGCTTGACTGATATGCGGACAATTCTGCTCGAGCTCGCGAAAGACCCGGCGATGAACTATTGGCTGGACAACTGCGAAAACCACCGCGGCGAGCCCAACGAGAACTGGGGCAGGGAATTGCTCGAGCTGTTCTCCATGGGCGTCGGGCACTACTCCGAAGAGGACATCAAGAACGCGTCTCGCGCATTTACCGGCTGGACATTCACTCAGCCCATACCGCTGTATCCCTTCGGCAGCTACGACGCCGAGTTCCTCTATGTTCCCGAAGACCACGACGAATCCGAGAAGACCTTCTTGGGCGAGACTGGCAACTTCAACGGCGAGGATATTATCGACATTATCGTGCGTCAGCCCGCCACGGCAGCGTTTATCTGCCGCCACATCTACAACTTCTTCGTCGCGGACGAGCCGCAGGTACCCGCATGGGAACTCGAGCCGCCGCGCGACCCTGAGGCGATGGAAATCCTCATCAGCGCCTACTTCGAGAACAACGGCGAAATTCGCCCCATCCTGCAGACGCTCTTCAACTCAGCGTTCTTCAAGGAAGCGATGTTCAAGAAGGTGAAGAGCCCGTCCGAACTCGTCGCTGGCACTATCAAACTGGTCGGCACTTACAAGTTCCCGCAACCGAACGAGAATATCGGCGCGCTCAGCGCTGCGACCGGCGTGATGGGGCAACAGCTGATGAACCCGCCAACGGTCGAAGGCTGGCACACGGGACACGAGTGGATTGACGGCGGCACGCTTAACGAGCGCATCAACTTTGCGGTCAACCAGCTCAATGACCTGTCAAAGCCCGGCGTGCAGGACATCGTTTCCCGTATGGGCGATGGCAGCGAAGACGGCAAGCTGGCGCCGGAGCAGTTCGTCGAAATGTCGCTCGAACTCGCCGGTCATGTTGCCGTTGACGACGCAACCCGCGAAGGCTTGCTGCGTTACGCGGAGGCGGCCGGGCCCCTCGCATTCGACACCGAAGGCGAGGCAAATGACAGCGCCACGCACATCGGCAGAATGCTGCAGCTCATCGTGTCCACCCGCGAGTACCAGTTCGCCTAG
- a CDS encoding ABC transporter permease — protein MKTFVLRRLFFTILSVIAATLIVFSMSRLQGDPRYLFLASGYTTQEQWDAWGREFGLDKPLVMQYFIWLGKALTGDFGKSLKSGYESTEMLRIFAPASLQLGLAAWVFVLITGVPLGVLSAVKRGSLWDLVGRTFAVFGQALPPFWLGIMLILIFAVQLEWLPPGTRGDDDETLLSRLRYFVLPSITLGWLASAGLMRLVRSSMLEVLDSEFVKLARAKGVGNATLIWKHALKNSLIPPLTFSALIMAAFIAGTVVTETVFAWPGLGFMTVQAIINNDFPVMTTAVMMFTILYVMTVFIVDILYAFIDPRIRYS, from the coding sequence ATGAAGACCTTCGTGCTTCGCAGGCTGTTCTTTACGATACTGTCCGTGATTGCGGCGACGCTGATAGTGTTCAGCATGTCGCGGCTTCAGGGCGATCCGCGCTATCTCTTTCTGGCGTCCGGCTACACCACGCAAGAGCAGTGGGACGCCTGGGGCAGAGAGTTTGGCTTGGACAAGCCGCTGGTCATGCAGTACTTCATCTGGCTGGGTAAAGCGTTGACCGGAGACTTCGGCAAGTCCTTGAAGTCAGGCTACGAATCCACGGAGATGCTGAGGATATTCGCGCCTGCGAGCTTGCAGTTAGGGCTTGCGGCGTGGGTGTTCGTGCTGATTACGGGGGTGCCGCTAGGCGTGCTCTCCGCGGTTAAACGCGGCTCTTTATGGGATCTGGTCGGAAGAACCTTCGCGGTGTTCGGGCAGGCGCTCCCCCCATTCTGGCTGGGCATTATGCTAATTCTCATATTCGCCGTTCAATTAGAATGGCTGCCGCCCGGAACACGTGGGGACGACGACGAAACATTGCTATCACGCTTGAGATACTTCGTGTTGCCCTCGATAACATTGGGCTGGCTTGCCTCCGCCGGACTAATGCGCCTAGTGCGCTCGTCCATGCTGGAAGTGTTGGACTCCGAGTTTGTAAAGTTGGCACGCGCCAAGGGCGTGGGCAACGCCACGCTAATCTGGAAGCATGCGCTGAAGAACTCGCTTATTCCGCCTCTCACATTCTCGGCGCTAATAATGGCGGCATTTATCGCAGGCACAGTCGTAACCGAAACGGTCTTCGCCTGGCCCGGCCTCGGCTTCATGACGGTGCAGGCAATCATCAACAATGACTTCCCGGTGATGACCACAGCGGTGATGATGTTCACTATCCTATATGTGATGACCGTCTTCATCGTGGATATACTCTACGCATTCATCGACCCGAGAATTCGGTACTCCTAG
- a CDS encoding ABC transporter permease codes for MAQAAAVNLESIERANQQTLISKVLYVLRRWPVFPIFIIVTLVVSAVFAPIIAPNEPIKQDLRAKTDAPFWYETCGTKQNPINNTEVPEVPWLDKCRQTGENFYLLGADALGRGLLTRIIYGARVSLVLAAVAIIVGTLVGTVLGLSAGYFGGVLDELIMRLTDVATAIPYLLLALIIVIVLGQKVLINGDVIVLVLALASWPGIVRLVRGQTLQLKSLDYVALAQIAGASTFRIMYRHILPGVTNTIVVATTLQVGSIILAESILSFLGAGVPPPTPTWGSMVADGRDYLSSAWWVAFFPGMAIFLTVLAFNFIGDWLRDRWDPRLRQL; via the coding sequence ATGGCACAAGCAGCGGCGGTAAACCTGGAGAGCATCGAGCGCGCCAATCAGCAGACCTTGATAAGCAAGGTTCTGTATGTGTTGCGTCGCTGGCCGGTGTTCCCCATCTTCATCATCGTAACTCTGGTGGTTTCCGCCGTCTTTGCGCCTATCATCGCGCCGAACGAACCTATCAAGCAGGACTTACGCGCCAAAACGGACGCGCCCTTCTGGTATGAGACTTGCGGCACGAAGCAGAATCCGATAAACAACACTGAGGTTCCCGAGGTGCCGTGGTTGGACAAGTGCCGTCAGACCGGCGAGAACTTCTACTTGCTGGGCGCGGACGCGCTCGGTCGCGGGCTGCTGACGCGCATCATATATGGCGCGCGTGTGTCGCTCGTGCTCGCCGCGGTCGCAATTATCGTGGGAACTCTCGTAGGCACGGTTCTGGGCTTGTCTGCCGGCTATTTCGGCGGCGTCCTCGACGAGCTGATAATGCGCCTGACGGATGTCGCGACGGCTATACCGTACCTGCTGCTCGCGCTGATTATCGTGATTGTGCTTGGGCAGAAAGTGCTAATCAACGGCGATGTGATAGTGTTGGTACTGGCATTGGCGAGCTGGCCCGGCATCGTGCGCCTCGTGCGCGGGCAGACGCTTCAGCTCAAGAGCCTGGACTATGTGGCATTAGCGCAGATTGCGGGCGCGTCCACATTCCGCATAATGTACCGCCATATCCTGCCGGGCGTAACAAATACCATCGTAGTGGCGACAACGCTTCAGGTGGGCAGCATCATTTTGGCGGAGTCTATACTCAGCTTCCTGGGCGCAGGCGTTCCGCCGCCGACGCCGACATGGGGTTCAATGGTCGCTGACGGACGCGACTACCTCAGCTCTGCCTGGTGGGTGGCGTTCTTCCCCGGCATGGCGATATTCCTGACCGTGCTGGCGTTCAACTTCATCGGCGACTGGCTGCGCGACCGATGGGACCCGCGGCTGCGGCAGCTGTAA
- a CDS encoding ABC transporter substrate-binding protein: MRISLTRALCISFALAALMAFAIACGGAAPDAAPAAQVQATATFPPTVVPPSIPTAAPAAAAPAAPAAAMADGDVVRGGHLRVINATFPPKWDFSQTSTWISLFHYGGRMYSGLLQFSPRDGIEIWPDMAETWEVTNDSKTFTFHIDEDLTQWNDGTPFDVDHIIYAIDRWRNPPEGIIQPRVGAFALIDTMNKVDDNTLEINLKDSFGDFIAESANQWHSLIPQHILEANENTINKWQDVIGTGPYKITDAEDQVSVSSERNPDYFRDAPDGSPYPYLDNVTSIVIIEPQAQIAAIRTKQADATKPTFSLSHVEYKNLLDDNPGQATFKVEPFVDVAAIQLNNQKPPFDNVDARRAVFYGFYKQGVIDGEGAENPVFPISWFSYVFPDQQEILDTIPGYKPENREAELAMAKDFAEKGGLTEFEVIAVTARTHHGELLQADMQEIGVDVTIRVQDWTAMIATVEGRNYEAATGGTAPSYGGVVPVADIMYSPGGGRNGGWDPPANYMEAWNSARTLPAGQERDELFGEMHRIMKDEWVPSVPYMAANQNKFHWNYVHGWDLVVQEIFSNNKFEDVWLDCDAPNPSSSC; this comes from the coding sequence ATGCGGATTAGTCTTACACGAGCATTGTGCATTAGTTTCGCTCTGGCTGCGCTGATGGCGTTTGCCATTGCATGCGGAGGCGCAGCGCCCGACGCTGCTCCGGCGGCGCAGGTGCAGGCGACGGCGACATTCCCGCCGACCGTCGTGCCTCCCTCGATTCCAACCGCGGCACCGGCAGCCGCAGCGCCCGCGGCGCCCGCAGCCGCAATGGCTGACGGGGATGTCGTCAGGGGCGGTCATCTGCGAGTCATCAATGCGACATTCCCGCCGAAGTGGGACTTCTCGCAGACTAGCACCTGGATCTCACTCTTCCACTATGGCGGCAGAATGTACAGCGGCTTGCTCCAGTTCTCGCCGCGCGACGGCATCGAGATTTGGCCCGACATGGCTGAGACATGGGAAGTCACAAACGACTCAAAGACGTTTACCTTCCATATTGACGAGGACTTGACCCAGTGGAATGACGGAACTCCATTCGACGTCGATCACATCATCTATGCGATTGACAGGTGGCGCAATCCACCAGAGGGAATCATTCAGCCTCGCGTGGGCGCTTTCGCGCTAATCGACACGATGAACAAGGTTGACGACAACACGCTAGAGATCAACCTCAAGGATTCCTTTGGCGACTTTATCGCTGAGTCTGCTAACCAGTGGCATTCTCTGATTCCTCAGCATATCCTTGAAGCCAATGAGAACACGATCAATAAGTGGCAAGACGTAATCGGCACCGGACCATACAAGATTACCGACGCTGAGGACCAGGTCTCAGTTTCTTCTGAAAGAAACCCCGATTACTTCAGAGACGCGCCAGATGGATCCCCTTACCCTTACTTGGACAATGTTACTTCCATCGTAATTATTGAGCCACAGGCGCAGATAGCCGCGATTCGAACGAAGCAGGCAGACGCTACGAAGCCGACATTTAGCCTGAGCCACGTCGAGTACAAGAATCTTCTCGACGACAACCCCGGACAGGCAACTTTCAAAGTGGAGCCGTTCGTGGACGTAGCGGCAATTCAGCTCAACAACCAGAAGCCTCCATTTGACAATGTTGATGCTCGCAGGGCCGTGTTCTATGGATTCTACAAGCAAGGCGTCATTGATGGTGAAGGTGCGGAGAACCCAGTGTTCCCAATAAGCTGGTTCAGCTATGTTTTCCCTGACCAGCAGGAGATACTGGACACCATACCCGGATACAAGCCGGAGAACCGAGAGGCAGAGCTTGCGATGGCGAAGGACTTCGCCGAGAAAGGCGGTCTGACGGAGTTCGAGGTCATTGCCGTGACCGCACGCACGCACCATGGAGAGTTGCTGCAGGCAGACATGCAGGAAATCGGAGTTGATGTCACGATTCGCGTTCAGGACTGGACGGCAATGATCGCGACGGTCGAGGGCAGGAACTACGAAGCGGCGACCGGCGGTACAGCTCCCAGCTACGGCGGAGTGGTTCCGGTTGCGGACATCATGTACAGTCCAGGCGGTGGACGTAACGGAGGTTGGGACCCGCCGGCTAATTACATGGAAGCGTGGAACTCCGCGCGGACACTTCCTGCAGGGCAGGAGCGCGATGAACTCTTCGGCGAAATGCACAGGATTATGAAAGACGAGTGGGTGCCCAGTGTGCCTTATATGGCGGCTAACCAGAACAAGTTCCATTGGAACTATGTACACGGCTGGGACCTCGTAGTGCAGGAAATCTTCAGTAACAATAAGTTTGAGGATGTGTGGCTGGATTGCGACGCACCGAACCCGAGCTCCAGTTGTTAG
- a CDS encoding ABC transporter permease, which produces MWKYIIRRLMLIIPTVFLSGTLVFFMLRVLPGDIVSTLTSEGGATPETKAKLREELGLNNPIIVQYAHWLCGNCVILRGIGYPPPDLGRGEGEVGSSADATIGGVISGDFGYSNYQDRYVGQIVKDKMEATVTLAILAMIFSLLLAFPLGILSAITRGSWWDQSIRIFTALSLAVPSFWLGILLIIFASRVFNWSPPLNYTPFFTDPGRNLAQLFLPVIATGLTSAAVLSRLVRSMMLEVLREDYVRTARAKGLREFIVVARHTVRNASIPVLTMAGYHFGFIISGVVVIEFVFSIPGLGQQVLFSILARDYDMVVGIVVILTIILAAWILVVDLFYSVVDPRIRYS; this is translated from the coding sequence ATGTGGAAATACATAATACGCCGGTTGATGCTCATCATACCCACGGTGTTCCTGTCAGGCACGCTGGTGTTTTTCATGTTGCGCGTGCTTCCGGGTGATATCGTCAGCACGCTGACATCAGAGGGCGGCGCCACTCCGGAAACGAAGGCGAAGTTGCGGGAAGAGTTGGGGCTGAACAACCCAATAATCGTTCAGTATGCACACTGGCTGTGCGGAAATTGCGTCATACTGCGCGGCATTGGTTACCCTCCGCCTGATCTTGGCCGCGGGGAAGGGGAAGTGGGTTCATCTGCCGACGCCACCATAGGAGGCGTCATAAGTGGAGACTTCGGATACTCAAATTATCAGGACAGATATGTAGGCCAAATCGTCAAGGACAAAATGGAGGCCACAGTAACACTGGCAATTCTTGCAATGATATTCTCATTGTTGCTCGCCTTCCCATTAGGTATCTTATCGGCAATTACTAGAGGAAGTTGGTGGGACCAGAGCATAAGGATATTTACAGCGCTCTCATTAGCCGTTCCATCATTCTGGCTTGGCATCCTGCTCATCATATTCGCATCGCGGGTATTTAACTGGAGCCCGCCGTTGAACTACACTCCATTCTTTACGGATCCGGGCAGAAATCTGGCGCAGCTATTCCTGCCCGTCATCGCAACCGGGCTGACTTCGGCAGCGGTGCTGAGCAGGCTGGTCCGTTCGATGATGCTGGAAGTGCTGCGCGAAGACTATGTGCGTACTGCCCGCGCTAAGGGACTGCGTGAATTCATCGTGGTCGCGCGGCATACGGTTCGCAACGCCAGCATCCCGGTGCTGACAATGGCGGGCTATCACTTCGGCTTCATCATCTCCGGCGTGGTAGTCATCGAGTTCGTATTCTCCATACCGGGACTGGGACAGCAGGTTCTGTTCTCAATCCTCGCGCGAGACTACGATATGGTTGTCGGCATCGTCGTCATCCTGACAATAATACTCGCCGCATGGATACTGGTGGTTGACTTATTCTACTCGGTAGTCGATCCACGAATCAGATACTCGTAG
- a CDS encoding ABC transporter permease — protein sequence MSQAGLSFPTTEASAQSLSRRAGTAVGRFWSRYPAASVALVVLAIVLVSTLFSNFVAPFDPYERQGVRFAEPFSPSKDGRIHILGTDRITRDLFSRLLHGGKVSLVVGLVAPTLGITVGALFGITGAYFGGITDLIIQRLTDTLMAIPSIILAMAIIIPFELEGELNLIFFDIDLAVFLVIVALSIAISPYASRLLRSHALVLRNMQYVEAARAIGSSNLRIILRHLVPNSWAPWIVMLAVNVGNAIVIEASLSYLGVGISPPTPSWGNLLTGAANYFADNPHLVYAPGLMITIVVLCSNIFGDALRDMLDPRLRGAD from the coding sequence ATGAGCCAAGCAGGATTAAGCTTCCCAACAACCGAAGCTTCTGCCCAGAGCCTGTCACGAAGGGCAGGAACCGCCGTCGGTAGATTCTGGAGTCGATACCCGGCAGCGTCCGTAGCGTTAGTGGTACTCGCTATTGTGCTGGTATCGACGCTATTCTCCAATTTCGTCGCGCCTTTCGACCCATACGAGCGACAAGGCGTCCGATTCGCGGAGCCGTTTTCACCGTCTAAGGACGGGCGTATACACATACTCGGCACGGACAGGATAACTCGTGACCTTTTCAGCCGCCTGCTACACGGGGGCAAGGTATCTCTAGTCGTTGGGTTGGTCGCTCCAACTCTTGGCATCACAGTGGGAGCGCTGTTTGGAATTACCGGCGCGTATTTCGGCGGCATTACGGACCTCATAATCCAGCGCCTGACGGACACCTTAATGGCCATACCCAGTATCATATTGGCTATGGCAATCATCATTCCGTTTGAACTCGAGGGGGAGTTGAACCTAATCTTCTTCGATATTGACTTAGCTGTGTTCTTGGTAATTGTCGCATTATCAATCGCAATATCCCCTTACGCCTCTCGATTACTGCGCTCTCACGCGCTGGTGCTACGTAACATGCAGTATGTGGAGGCGGCGCGCGCGATCGGCTCTTCAAACTTGCGGATAATTCTGCGCCACCTGGTTCCTAACTCGTGGGCGCCGTGGATTGTGATGCTAGCAGTAAATGTGGGCAACGCCATCGTGATCGAAGCATCCCTCAGCTACCTCGGCGTTGGGATTTCACCGCCTACGCCGTCATGGGGCAATCTGCTGACGGGTGCGGCGAACTACTTCGCGGACAACCCGCACTTGGTTTATGCGCCAGGGCTGATGATTACTATCGTGGTGCTTTGCTCGAATATCTTTGGGGATGCGCTGCGGGATATGCTCGATCCAAGGCTGCGCGGGGCTGACTAG
- a CDS encoding CRTAC1 family protein, with translation MHAFLKWSAVALVVAAAPFALACQRNDDATIEPAPVPDVILPFVNVTQDALKGLKESWNIRPGVVVFDYDRDGDMDFYVSNAYEFGNWLYRNNGDGTFENVADDAGAALRQSHGTGVVACDVNNDGFQDIYVGAQGSLTDRLDYRSQPEGRQNIDRLLLNMRDGTFSDITEAAFGDAANARTAMSATCADVDRDGWVDIYVGNLAEDDFRGMSVPFQNGQYNVLFRNNGDLTFTDISESSGVHGQQVWMREGDGEPVLYKDAETGDEYEGYDPNLRDDLGSRVGDPSGQTQAVTFFDYDSDGDSDLWVANDGDRLHVLRNDSSPGNVRFTNVARVMGVDQVGAWMGFAIGDYDGDADLDIFVSNVGFHPRLAAPPDTPMPFCAYHERFAWGTCLHYLLRNDGVRDVPGAGRIGAFHDVAPSVAVTPSPLMPPDSLDPANIHPDQVVPTGLSAYDFAFGTTFFDYDNDGDEDLYWLGSTVDRGEAPGGEVFPSAGRMMRNVGGAFEDITVRAQLVDVQRARYDKIDPADPKKNAGLHRIDPMFHENGKGVAHGDLNGDGYLDLIGTNSKGSLWEDSRQVSFSEAGGPIFVWMNPGGNNRWIALRLKGRMAIDGTGSNADGIGARVYVSAGGMTQVQEVRAGSSYLSMDSVELEFGLGRSNSVDWIEVHWPSGRTQMLEDVDANQVLEIVEPAQ, from the coding sequence ATGCATGCATTCTTGAAGTGGTCCGCCGTCGCACTGGTTGTGGCGGCGGCTCCTTTTGCGCTCGCCTGCCAACGCAACGACGACGCAACCATAGAACCCGCCCCCGTCCCGGATGTCATACTTCCGTTCGTGAATGTTACGCAGGACGCGCTGAAAGGACTCAAGGAGTCATGGAATATCCGGCCGGGCGTGGTGGTATTCGACTATGATCGCGATGGCGATATGGACTTTTATGTGTCGAACGCCTATGAATTCGGCAATTGGCTGTATCGCAACAACGGCGACGGCACATTCGAGAATGTCGCGGATGATGCCGGCGCTGCCCTGCGACAGTCTCACGGTACAGGCGTTGTCGCCTGCGACGTGAACAACGACGGCTTTCAGGACATATATGTCGGCGCGCAGGGTAGCCTTACGGACAGGCTGGACTATCGCTCGCAGCCCGAAGGCAGGCAGAATATCGATCGACTGCTGCTGAATATGCGCGACGGCACATTCAGCGACATCACGGAAGCGGCGTTCGGCGATGCTGCCAACGCGCGCACGGCGATGAGCGCGACTTGCGCCGATGTCGATCGCGACGGCTGGGTGGACATCTATGTCGGCAATCTCGCGGAGGACGATTTCCGGGGCATGAGCGTGCCGTTCCAGAACGGGCAGTACAATGTGCTGTTTCGCAACAACGGCGACCTGACATTCACAGACATCAGCGAGAGTTCGGGCGTGCACGGGCAGCAGGTCTGGATGCGCGAGGGCGACGGCGAGCCGGTGCTGTACAAGGATGCCGAAACCGGGGACGAGTACGAAGGCTACGACCCCAATCTGCGCGACGACCTCGGCAGTCGCGTGGGCGATCCAAGCGGGCAGACTCAGGCGGTAACTTTTTTCGACTACGACAGCGACGGCGATTCCGACTTGTGGGTGGCGAATGACGGCGACAGGCTGCACGTGCTGCGTAACGACTCGTCGCCCGGAAATGTGCGCTTCACGAATGTGGCACGCGTCATGGGCGTGGATCAGGTAGGCGCGTGGATGGGCTTCGCCATCGGCGACTACGACGGCGACGCGGACCTGGACATCTTCGTGTCGAATGTCGGCTTTCATCCGCGCCTTGCCGCGCCGCCGGACACGCCGATGCCGTTCTGCGCGTACCACGAGCGCTTCGCCTGGGGCACTTGCCTGCACTATCTGCTGCGCAACGACGGTGTGCGCGATGTACCCGGCGCAGGAAGAATCGGCGCGTTCCACGATGTCGCGCCATCGGTCGCGGTAACGCCGAGCCCGCTGATGCCACCCGATTCGCTTGATCCCGCCAACATTCACCCGGATCAAGTCGTACCAACAGGATTGAGCGCATACGACTTCGCGTTCGGCACGACATTCTTCGATTACGACAACGACGGCGACGAAGACCTGTACTGGCTCGGTTCGACGGTGGACAGAGGTGAAGCGCCGGGCGGCGAAGTGTTCCCATCGGCAGGAAGGATGATGCGCAATGTTGGCGGCGCGTTCGAGGACATCACGGTGCGCGCGCAGCTTGTCGATGTGCAGCGCGCGCGTTACGACAAGATTGACCCTGCCGACCCGAAGAAGAATGCAGGGCTGCACCGCATTGACCCAATGTTTCACGAGAACGGCAAGGGCGTGGCGCACGGCGACCTTAACGGCGACGGTTACCTTGACCTGATTGGCACGAACAGCAAGGGCAGCCTGTGGGAGGACTCGCGGCAGGTGTCGTTCAGCGAGGCGGGCGGACCGATATTCGTGTGGATGAATCCGGGCGGCAACAACCGTTGGATTGCGCTGCGCCTCAAGGGCAGGATGGCAATCGACGGCACGGGCAGCAACGCCGACGGCATCGGCGCGCGCGTGTACGTCAGCGCGGGCGGGATGACACAGGTGCAAGAGGTTCGTGCCGGTTCGAGCTACCTATCTATGGACAGCGTGGAGCTGGAGTTTGGGCTGGGACGCTCCAACAGCGTTGACTGGATCGAGGTACACTGGCCAAGTGGTCGCACGCAGATGCTTGAAGATGTTGACGCCAACCAAGTGCTGGAAATAGTGGAGCCGGCACAGTAG
- a CDS encoding ABC transporter substrate-binding protein, producing the protein MTNRLLLIIVAALVVVAAIVVALAYTFFDLGLTPNTSGGLRVALSSFSAETLDPSLDNQDGLKYHGHLYDHLAGVNGEGRLDTRFGLISDWEVSPTADAFTLTIRENAQWHDGKPVIAEDVRTSLEYYFREDATCGVCGNVKTTVAGVDVVDNRNVTLRLASPDVVFVGLLAPVEGDMPLLPAHVLGDNPSALNTAPIGSGPWLYGSKSLGESVHFESNAVYWNAERISPFDTLDITLVPEEPQRIALLEAGSVDIAPIGTDAFEHVRENDYRIDGPKHVVSTALRFFMSYDTDFLTSSLEFRKALAIGVNMPEIVASAYPPEAASVATGSALFTPVSPGYIEDLPTYPYDPDEARAQLAQSGYAGETVKLISLVAYGLSEMPLINEMIVEDWREVGINAEVVPTEWPAVQPLFMPRPQLFDDFAPAPVLHGAQPSRPGGDINSVRRYMSGADGAMLTYYAPDVADAMLNQIQAAVNDDERNLTLQALNRKTYAEFWAIPIFWRHDTYAVKQTLIGWQPTNGTSSDLHFETITRLAQ; encoded by the coding sequence ATGACGAACAGACTTTTGCTTATCATCGTAGCCGCGCTGGTGGTTGTAGCCGCTATCGTGGTCGCTCTCGCGTACACATTTTTCGACTTGGGATTGACACCTAACACCAGCGGCGGATTGCGTGTGGCGCTGTCATCGTTCAGCGCGGAGACCCTTGACCCGTCGCTGGATAATCAGGATGGATTGAAATATCACGGGCATCTTTACGATCACCTAGCCGGCGTTAACGGCGAAGGCAGGCTGGACACCCGGTTTGGGCTGATAAGCGATTGGGAGGTAAGCCCGACCGCCGATGCGTTCACGCTCACTATCCGCGAGAACGCGCAGTGGCACGACGGCAAGCCTGTCATCGCGGAGGATGTGCGCACCAGCCTCGAGTATTACTTCCGCGAGGACGCGACATGCGGCGTGTGCGGCAACGTGAAGACCACCGTCGCAGGCGTGGATGTGGTGGACAACCGTAATGTTACGCTGCGCCTCGCCAGCCCCGATGTGGTGTTTGTGGGCTTGCTCGCGCCGGTGGAGGGCGACATGCCCCTGCTGCCCGCGCATGTACTGGGCGACAATCCTTCCGCGCTGAACACCGCGCCGATTGGCAGCGGTCCCTGGCTCTACGGCTCAAAATCGCTCGGCGAATCCGTTCACTTTGAATCCAACGCGGTATATTGGAACGCCGAGCGCATCTCGCCGTTCGACACGCTTGACATCACGCTGGTGCCGGAAGAGCCACAACGAATCGCGCTGTTAGAGGCTGGCAGCGTTGACATCGCGCCAATCGGCACGGACGCATTCGAGCACGTCAGAGAGAATGATTACAGGATCGACGGTCCAAAGCATGTAGTGTCCACCGCGCTGCGCTTCTTCATGAGCTACGACACCGACTTCCTGACATCCAGCCTAGAGTTCCGCAAGGCGCTCGCAATCGGCGTGAACATGCCGGAGATTGTCGCATCTGCGTACCCGCCGGAAGCCGCAAGCGTGGCGACGGGTTCGGCGCTCTTCACTCCGGTTTCGCCCGGCTACATTGAAGACCTGCCGACATATCCATACGACCCGGACGAAGCGCGAGCGCAATTGGCGCAATCCGGATACGCGGGCGAGACAGTGAAGCTAATCTCCCTCGTCGCCTACGGTCTATCTGAAATGCCGCTCATCAATGAGATGATTGTTGAAGACTGGCGCGAAGTCGGCATCAATGCGGAAGTCGTGCCGACGGAGTGGCCCGCAGTGCAACCACTATTCATGCCCCGACCGCAGCTCTTCGACGATTTTGCGCCTGCGCCGGTGCTACATGGCGCGCAGCCGTCGCGGCCCGGAGGCGACATCAACAGTGTCCGGCGCTACATGAGCGGCGCGGACGGCGCGATGCTGACCTACTACGCGCCCGACGTTGCGGACGCGATGCTCAACCAGATACAAGCCGCCGTCAACGACGACGAGCGCAATCTGACCCTGCAGGCGTTGAACCGCAAGACATACGCCGAGTTCTGGGCAATCCCGATCTTCTGGCGGCACGACACCTACGCTGTCAAGCAAACCCTAATCGGTTGGCAGCCCACCAACGGCACGTCTTCCGATCTCCACTTCGAGACAATAACACGCTTGGCACAGTAG